A stretch of Janibacter endophyticus DNA encodes these proteins:
- the arsC gene encoding arsenate reductase (glutaredoxin) (This arsenate reductase requires both glutathione and glutaredoxin to convert arsenate to arsenite, after which the efflux transporter formed by ArsA and ArsB can extrude the arsenite from the cell, providing resistance.), whose amino-acid sequence MADVTLLHNPRCSTSRHALEVIEGTDVAADVVQYLKNPLDEAALRDLIGKLEDPVTDLVRRDPYFKDQGLTDDDVQTDDQVVAVLLEHPRLLQRPVIIRGERAIIGRPKDRVAEFVS is encoded by the coding sequence ATGGCTGACGTGACCCTGCTCCACAACCCGCGGTGCTCGACCTCGCGGCACGCCCTCGAGGTCATCGAGGGCACGGATGTCGCCGCGGACGTCGTGCAGTACCTCAAGAACCCGCTCGACGAGGCGGCCTTGCGCGACCTCATCGGCAAGCTCGAGGACCCGGTGACTGATCTCGTGCGCCGCGACCCCTACTTCAAGGATCAGGGGCTGACCGACGACGACGTGCAGACGGACGACCAGGTCGTCGCCGTGCTGCTCGAGCACCCGCGCCTGCTCCAGCGCCCCGTGATCATCCGGGGTGAGCGCGCCATCATCGGCCGCCCCAAGGACCGCGTCGCCGAGTTCGTCAGCTGA